Part of the Streptomyces sp. NBC_00457 genome, CACGGCGTACACGTGGTCGTGCTGGAGAAGGACGTAGAGCCGACCCCGATCGTCCGCTCGCTCGGCCTGCACGCGCGCAGCATCGAGGTGATGGATCAGCGCGGGGTGATCGATCGATTCCTGGCGCTCGGTCAGCAGTACCCGGTCGGTGGCTACTTCGCCGGAATCAGCAAGCCCGCGCCGGAACGGCTGGACACCTCGCATCCGTACGTCCTCGGCATCCCGCAGACCACCACCGACAGCCTGCTGGCCGAGCGCGCCACCGAGCTCGACGCCGAGGTCCGGCGCGGCTGCGCGCTGGCCGGGCTGAGCCAGGACGACCACGGGGTGAGCGCCGAGCTGGCCGACGGCACGCGGCTGCGCTCGCGCTACGTCGTCGGCTGCGACGGCGGCCGCAGCACGGTGCGCAAGCTGCTCGGCGTCGGCTTCCCCGGCGAGCCCAGCCGCGTCGAGACCCTGCTGGGCGAGATGAAGCTGACCGCGGAGCCGGAGACGCTGGCCGCCGTGATGGCCGAAGTCCGCAAGACCGAGAAGCGGTTCGGCGCCATGCCCCTCGGGGACGGGGTGTACCGCGTCGGCGTGCCCGCCGAAGGGGTGGCCGAGGACCGTTCCGTACCGCCGACTCTCGAGGAGTTCAAGCGACAGCTGCGGGTCATCGCCGGCACCGACTTCGGCGTGCACTCACCCCGCTGGCTGTCCCGCTTCGGCGACGCCACCCGGCTGGCCGAGCGCTACCGGGTCGGCCGGGTGCTGCTGGCCGGCGACGCGGCGCACATCCACCCGCCGGTCGGCGGGCAGGGGCTCAATCTCGGCATCCAGGACGCGTTCAACCTCGGCTGGAAACTGGCCGCCGAGGTGGGCGGCTGGGCACCGCAGGGGTTGCTGGACAGCTACCACACCGAGCGGCACCCGGTGGCGGCCGACGTGCTGAACAACACCCGCGCGCAGATGGAGCTGCTGTCCAACGAGCCGGGCCCCCAGGCCGTACGCAGGCTGCTGTCGGAACTGATGGACTTCGAGGAGGTGAACCGGTATCTGACCGAGAAGATCACCGCGACCGGGATCCGCTACGACTTCGGCGAGGGCCACGAACTCCTCGGCCGGCGGCTGCGGGACGTGGAGCTGAAGCGGGGGAACCTCTACGCATTGATGCACGGCGGTCGCGGCCTGCTGCTCGACCAGACCGGCCGGTTGTCGGTGGCGGGCTGGGACGACCGGGTCGACCACGTCGTCGACGTGAGCGAGGAACTGGACGTGCCCGCGGTACTCCTCCGGCCGGACGGCCATGTGGCGTGGGTGGGCGACGATCAGCAGGATCTGCTCAGCCGGCTGCCCAAGTGGTTCGGCGCTGCCGCCAGTTGACGCAGTGGCGCGCACGTTCGCCGCCCCCGCGGCCTGCCGTGTCTTCAGATCCACGTGTCGAGCCACATCCTCGCGCGCCAGTCGGCGTACGGGATCGTCTGGCCCATGTAGACCGGGAAGAAGTAGATGAAGTTCCAGGCGATGAGCAGCACGAGCGCGCCCGCCGCCACCGTCCCCTGTATGCGACGCTTCTCAGCCGCCCCCGGCGGCCCCAGCACCGCTCCCAGCATCATCGTCACGGCCAGGCTCAGGTACGGCACGAAGACGACGGCGTAGAAGGAGAAGATCGTACGGTCCTGGTACAGGAACCAGGGCAGGTAACCGGCGCTCACCGCACAGAGGATGGCGCCGGCACGCCAGTCGCGGCGCAGTGCCCATCGGTAGAGCAGGTAGATGAGTGCGCAGCACGCCGACCACCACAGGAGCGGCGTGCCGAGCGCGAGGATCGTCTGTGAGCAGTCGGTCGTCGCGGTGCAGCCGTCCTTCCCGGGCGCCGGCGACTCGTAGTGGAAGAGCACGGGGCGGCCGAGGACCAGCCAACTCCAGGGATTGGACTCGTACTTGTGGGGAGTGTGCAGTCCCACGTTGAACTGGTAGACCCCGTACTCGTAGTGCCACAGGCTGCGCAGCGGAGCCGGAATCCACGACCAGGTGCCGCCGCGGCCGTCCGCCCAGTGGCGTCCGTAACCGTTGCCGGACAGGAACCAGCCGCTCCATGTCGCCACATACGTCACCACACTGACCGCGGCGACGGACAGCACCGACCAGCCGAGGTCCTTGCGCAACACCGCGCGATACGGGCGGCGCGCCCCCGCCACGCGGCGGGCGCCGACGTCCCACAGCAGGGTCAGTGCCACGAAGAAGACCAGGAAATACAGGCCGCTCCATTTACTCGAAGCCGCCAGTCCCAGGCAGACACCGGCCGCGAGCCGCCATGGACGCAAGCCCGTCCCG contains:
- the rox gene encoding rifampin monooxygenase, which codes for MIDVIVVGGGPTGLMLAGELRLHGVHVVVLEKDVEPTPIVRSLGLHARSIEVMDQRGVIDRFLALGQQYPVGGYFAGISKPAPERLDTSHPYVLGIPQTTTDSLLAERATELDAEVRRGCALAGLSQDDHGVSAELADGTRLRSRYVVGCDGGRSTVRKLLGVGFPGEPSRVETLLGEMKLTAEPETLAAVMAEVRKTEKRFGAMPLGDGVYRVGVPAEGVAEDRSVPPTLEEFKRQLRVIAGTDFGVHSPRWLSRFGDATRLAERYRVGRVLLAGDAAHIHPPVGGQGLNLGIQDAFNLGWKLAAEVGGWAPQGLLDSYHTERHPVAADVLNNTRAQMELLSNEPGPQAVRRLLSELMDFEEVNRYLTEKITATGIRYDFGEGHELLGRRLRDVELKRGNLYALMHGGRGLLLDQTGRLSVAGWDDRVDHVVDVSEELDVPAVLLRPDGHVAWVGDDQQDLLSRLPKWFGAAAS
- a CDS encoding dolichyl-phosphate-mannose--protein mannosyltransferase — encoded protein: MTSSNAPRSHVLEGTRPATPPTNWRYRLRQFGYTERPRTDTRERLVPPFPKPSTRLWEFLGLGPAPAHRLGRAMDWLGPVLVAVLAGAIRFWQLGRPHAFVFDETYYAKDAWSLLRFGYEGTWPDRKIADPQVLADPQVISLTDTGAFVAHPPMGKWVIALGEGMFGLDPFGWRFMTALLGTLSVLMLCRIGRRLFRSTMLGCLAGALLAMDGLHVVMSRTALLDLVVMFFVLAAFGCLLIDRDQARARLAAALPVGEDGRTRPDGNTGDHAGTGLRPWRLAAGVCLGLAASSKWSGLYFLVFFVALTLLWDVGARRVAGARRPYRAVLRKDLGWSVLSVAAVSVVTYVATWSGWFLSGNGYGRHWADGRGGTWSWIPAPLRSLWHYEYGVYQFNVGLHTPHKYESNPWSWLVLGRPVLFHYESPAPGKDGCTATTDCSQTILALGTPLLWWSACCALIYLLYRWALRRDWRAGAILCAVSAGYLPWFLYQDRTIFSFYAVVFVPYLSLAVTMMLGAVLGPPGAAEKRRIQGTVAAGALVLLIAWNFIYFFPVYMGQTIPYADWRARMWLDTWI